Proteins from one Procambarus clarkii isolate CNS0578487 chromosome 8, FALCON_Pclarkii_2.0, whole genome shotgun sequence genomic window:
- the LOC138360829 gene encoding leukotoxin-like: MEASHEDGLRPRKLPQSCGDEWSYSGRGVLGHLLYLWDKTDQAEVQTKKQRQSRSTDKAEVQTKQKYRQSRSTDKAEVQTKQKYKAEVQTKQKYRQSRSADKAEAQAKKKQKQSRSTDKLEAQSRSTDKQGNTDKQIQPQKSRHRQRLDGDSFLDSFSGDSFLDSFSGDSFLDSFSGDSFLDSFSGDSFLDSFSGDSFLDSFSGDSFLDSFSGDSFLDSFSGDSFLDSFSGDSFLDSFSGDSFLD; the protein is encoded by the exons ATGGAAGCATCACACGAAGATGGTCTACGACCCCGTAAGCTTCCACAGTCATGTGGTGACGAGTGGTCGTATAGTGGACGGGGCGTTTTGGGTCACTTGCTCTACTTGTGGGACAAAACAGACCAAGCAGAAGTACAGACAAAGAAGCAGAGACAAAGCAGAAGTACAGACAAAGCAGAAGTACAGACAAAGCAGAAGTACAGACAAAGCAGAAGTACAGACAAAGCAGAAGTACAGACAAAGCAGAAGTACAAAGCAGAAGTACAGACAAAGCAGAAGTACAGACAAAGCAGAAGCGCAGACAAAGCAGAAGCACAGGCAAAGAAGAAGCAGAAACAAAGCAGAAGCACAGACAAATTAGAAGCACAAAGCAGAAGCACAGACAAGCAAGGAAACACAGACAAACAAATACAACCACAGAAAAGCAGACACAGACAAAGACTCGA CGGTGACTCCTTCCTTGACTCCTTCAGCGGTGACTCCTTCCTTGACTCCTTCAGCGGTGACTCCTTCCTTGACTCCTTCAGCGGTGACTCCTTCCTTGACTCCTTCAGCGGTGACTCCTTCCTTGACTCCTTCAGCGGTGACTCCTTCCTTGACTCCTTCAGCGGTGACTCCTTCCTTGACTCCTTCAGCGGTGACTCCTTCCTTGACTCCTTCAGCGGTGACTCCTTCCTTGACTCCTTCAGCGGTGACTCCTTCCTTGACTCCTTCAGCGGTGACTCCTTCCTTGACTGA